Genomic window (Flavobacterium oreochromis):
AAAGCAGATATTGTTTGTTTCGGTAAAGTAATAGGAGGAGGATTGCCAGTTGGTGCTTTTGCTGCACGAAATGAAATTATGAATTATTTAGCACCATTAGGACCTGTTTATCAAGCAGGAACATTATCTGGGAATCCATTAGCTATGGCTGCAGGGTTAGCTATGTTAGAAGCTTTAAATCAAGATGATAAAATTTTTAATCGGTTAGATGAAAAAACAGCTTATTTAGAAAAAGGTATTCGTGAAGTATTAACTAAAAATAATATTCTTTATACAATTAATCGTGTAGGCTCTATGATTTCAGTTCATTTTGATGAAGCTGAAGTTTTTGATTTTGAAACATCTAAAAAAGGAGATAATCAATATTTTAAAGATTTCTTTCACGGATTAGTAAAAGAAGGTGTTTATATTGCACCTTCAGCTTATGAAACATGGTTTATAACTGATGCGTTAACTTATGAAGATTTAGATTACACCATTCAAGCTATTGATAGAGTTACAAAAAGCTTATAAGTAATTACTTGTATATAAAAAAAGTCCGATGATTCATCGGACTTTTTTTATATACAAAAATATAATACTTCTTTTTATGATTAGAGTCATAAGAGATAATATATGTTCGTAGGAAATTTGCATAATAATTATAAATAATGAAAAATTATGAAACGAATTTCATTAATCATTTTAGGTTTAACAATCCTGTTTTCATGTGGTAAAAAAGATAGTAAAACTGAAGATTTTTCAAAATCAACAGGAGAACAAGTAAATAAAAAAGAATCAAGTTCAGATGTCTCTTCATATGATCCTAATAGAGGGGAAGGAAAGTTTGATAAAATTGAGTTAGGGGCATTAGATCCTACAAAAGCGACTGATGGAGAAAAAGTCTCTGCAATAAAATGTGTTTCTTGTCATAAAACTACAGATGAAAAACTAGTAGGGCCAGGGTGGAAAGGAGTGACAGAAAGAAGAAAACCAGAATGGATAATGAATTTTATAACAAATCCAGATCCAATGATTGATAAAGACCCAGAACTTCAAGCTCAATTAGAAATTTGTTTGGTAAGAATGCCAAATCAAGGTTTGACAGATGATGAAGCGAGAAATATTTTAGAATATATGCGCAAAAATGATGGCGTTAAATAAAGTGAATTATGTATAAGAATATTTCAAAAATAGGATTGTTAATTTTAGTTGCAGGAAGTGTTTTTTCCTGTAAGCCTAAAAATTCAGGTGATGCTGTAAGTGGTAATGCCGCTCAAAAAGCTTACGTGGCACCAGGTAAATATGATGAATTTTACAACTTTGTTTCGGGAGGATTTAGCGGACAACTTAGTGTATATGGATTACCAAGTGGTAGATTATTTAGAGTAATACCAGTATTTTCTGTAGACCCAGAAAAAGGATGGGGATATAGTGAAGAAACGAAACCAATGTTAAATACATCTAATGGATTTGTACCATGGGATGATTTACATCACACTGAATTATCTCAAACAAATGGAGAGGTTGATGGACGTTGGGTATTTGGTAATGCTAATAATACACCTCGTATTGCCCGTATTGATTTAAAAACTTTCAAAACAGCTGAAATAATTGAATTACCAAATTCAGGAGGAAATCACTCATCTCCTTTTATTACAGAAAATACAGAATATGTTGTAGCAGGAACCCGATTTAGCGTGCCAGCAGATTATTCAGATGGAGATGTTGAAATTAATACTTTTAAGAAAAACTTTAAAGGTCATATAAGTTTTGTAAAAGTAGGTAAGGAAGGAGGTATGGATTTAGCTTTTCAAATTGTAACTCCTGGTGTTAATTTTGACTTATCTCATGCAGGTAAAGGAAAATCTCACGGATGGTTCTTCTTTTCTTGTTATAATACAGAGCAAGCTAATACATTATTAGAAGTTAACGCGTCTCAAAAAGATAAAGACTTTATAATGGCAGTAAACTGGAAAAAAGCGGAAGAATATCTAAAAGCAGGTAAAGCTAAAAAACAAAATGTTAAGTACGCTCATAACAAATGGAATGAAAAAACACATTCTGCCAGTTCAGAAATTAAAAACGAAGTATTCGTTTTAGATGCAGCAGAACTAAAAGATATTTGTTATATGATTCCGTGTCCTAAATCTCCGCATGGTTGTGATGTGGATCCTTCAGGAGAATATATTGTAGGTTCAGGAAAATTAGCTGCTCTAGTACCTGTATTTAGTTTTGATAAAATGATAGATGCTATTAACAATAAAAAGTTTGAAGGAGCATTTGGAGGGATTAATGTAATAAAATATGAGGCAGCTTTACACGGAGAAGTACAAAAGCCAGGTTTGGGACCCCTTCATACAGAGTTTGATGGTAGAGGAAATGCTTATACCACATTCTTTGTCTCATCAGAAGTCGTAAAATGGGATCTGAAAACATTAAAAATATTAGATAGGGTGCCTACTTATTATTCTGTAGGACACTTATGTATTCCTGGAGGAGATAGTAAAAAACCTTTTGGTAAATATTTAATAGCTTATAATAAAATTACAAAAGATAGATATTTACCAACTGGACCAGAATTAGCACAATCTGCACAAATATTTGATATTAGTGGAGATAAAATGCAAATGATCCTAGATTTTCCTACTATAGGAGAACCTCATTATGCTCAAGCTGCACCAGTAGATCTGATTAGAAATAATGGACAGCTCAAGTTTTATAAAATAAATGAAAATAACCATCCTTTCGTTACAAAAGGAGAAAAAGAGGCTAAAGTTGTAAGAAAAGGGAATGTAGTTCATGTGTACATGACATCTATCAGATCACATTTTGCACCTGATAATATTGAAGGAATAAAATTAGGAGACGAAGTCTATTTTCATGTAACTAACTTAGAGCAAGATTGGGATGTCCCTCATGGTTTTGCAATCAAAGGAGTAGATAATGGAGAGTTACTTATTATGCCTGGCGAAACTACTACCTTAAAGTGGATTCCTAAACGAGTAGGTATTTATCCTATGTATTGTACTGATTTTTGTAGTGCCTTACATCAGGAAATGCAAGGATATGTAAGAGTATCTCCCGCAGGTAGTAAAGTGCCTATCACATATAGTGTAGGAACTAATTTACCTAACACAAAATAAAATTCTTTTGTAAAACTGTCTAAGTTATAGAGGGCTTAGTAATAAAAATCTATTATTTAGACAGTTTTTATTATTATTCTAATAATTTTTCAGAATGAAAACTCAAAAGTTATCATTAATATCAAAAGTACTTCTAATAACCATATCCGTACTTTTTATATTATCTGTTTTCTTCCCATTATGGCAAATACAACTTGACGCACCTCAATATCCAGAAGGATTAGTATTAAGATTATATGCTTATAAAATTGGAGGTGATGTAGAAATAATAAATGGTCTAAATCATTATATTGGAATGGCAACCCTTCATACAGAAAACTTTTTTGAATTTTCCGTTCTCACGTATATTCTAGTAAGTTTTGGATTAGTAGCATTGTTACTATTATTACTAGACAAAGTAAAATACATATTCATCTTTTTAATACTCTATATCGTATTTATAATACTATCAGCTATTGATTTTTATCGTTGGAATTATGAATATGGACATAATTTAGATCCTAATGCAGCCATAAAAGTGCCAGGAATGGCGTATCAACCACCTCTGATAGGTTATAAACAATTATTAAATTTTGCTGCTTATTCTATTCCAGATATTGGAGGTTGGATGCTAGCAATGGTCGGGATTTTGTTACTTTTCATTCTTATTAAAGAAAAAAATACTAGATATGTTGAACTATAAATTTTTATTATTATTTAGTTTTGTCCTCTTTTTGTCCTGTGGGTCAGATAAGCCACAACCTATAAAATTAAATATAGACCAGTGTGAATCCTGTAAAATGACCATTTCAAATCCTCAGTTTTCTAGTGAAATTATCACCGAGAAAGGAAGATGTTATAAATTTGACGATATATTCTGCTTGCTTCAGTATATTAATAATACAAAAGTGAAAGTAAAAACTATATACGTATCAGATTATTCAAATAAAAATATGATTCCTATAGAAGAAGGTTTTTTTCTAAAGCATGAACAGTTTAATAGTCCTATGAATGGCAATATAGCATGCTTTTCAGATTTAAAAGAAACTAAAAAATATCAAACAGAACTTCATACAGATGTATTAAATTGGAAACAATTAACTCAAATATACAAATAAAAATACTAGCTATTTTAGCCTTAATTTATTTTCAAAATTCTTTTGCAAAAACAATTATAGTTACTCATTCAATAAAAAAAGCCATTCAACGAAGTGTAGATAATGATACTATTATTGTTCCTAAAAAAATATACAGAGAAGGAAATATATTAATTAATAAGAAGATTGTCTTGATAGGTAAAGATTTTCCCGTTATTGATGGTCAAAATAAATTTGAAATATTTTCAATTAATGCGGACAATGTAGTTATAAAAGGTTTTAAGATAATTAATTCAGGTTTTGCAGCACTTAATGATCCTTGTGGAATTAAGATATATGATCAAGAAAATATTATCATAGAAAATAATATTTTAGATAATAATTTTTTTGGAATTTATATTCAGAATGGAAAAAACTGTCAGATTAAAAATAATAAAATAAAAGCTTATGGTAAGGAAGAACAATTAATAGGAAACGGAATTCATTGTTGGAAAAGTCAAAATTTAAAAATTATAGGTAATATTATAACTGGACATAGAGACGGTATATATTTTGAATTTGTTACCAATTCTGTTATTTGGAGAAATATTTCAAATAATAATATTCGTTACGGCTTACACTTTATGTTTTCTAATGACGATGCTTATATTACAAATGTTTTTAAAAATAATGGAGCAGGAGTAGCGGTAATGTTTACCAAAAATGTTAAAATGTTTAATAATTATTTTGAGGAAAATTGGGGCGATTCTGCTTATGGTTTATTGTTAAAGGAAATTTCGGATAGTTATATCTATAATAATAAATTTTTAAGTAATACATCAGGAATTTACATGGAAGGTACCTCACGTATTTTAGTAGAGCAAAACCAATTTAAAAGTAATGGTTGGGGAATGAAAATACAAGCCAGTTGTATGGATAATGTAATAACCAATAATAATTTTATTAAAAATACATTTGATATAAGTACTAATGGAAGTTTAGTTCTTAATACTTTTAATAAGAACTATTGGGACAAATATGAAGGATATGATATTAATAAAGATGGTTTAGGAGATATTCCGTATCATCCACTCAGCCTATTTGCTGTTTTAACAGAAAATACACCATCAGCAATGTTATTGTATAGGAGTTTTATGATTACACTTTTAGATAAATCAGAAAAGATTTTACCTACAATTACACCTGATAATTTTGTTGATAAAAGCCCTTTAATAAAATCCTTACCCTTATGATCATAATTGATAATTGTACTAAAAAATTTGGCAAACTAGAAGTGTTAAAAAATATATCTATAACCTTGAAAAAAGCAGAATGTATAGCACTTATAGGACCAAATGGTTGTGGAAAAACAACTTTAATTAAATCAATATTAGGGATGGTAATTCCTGATTCAGGAGACATTTCTATACATAATAAATCAATTAAAAAAGATTTTTTATATCGAAATAGCATAGGATATATGCCTCAAATAGGCAAATACCCAGAAGGATTAACTATAGGCGAAGTTATAAAAATGATCAAACAGTTAAGAAATTCAAAACAAGAATTAGACGAAGAGTTATTTTATGCGTTTGAACTTCAAAAAATGTTAGACAAGCAAATGAATACATTGTCAGGAGGAACTACACAAAAAGTAAGTGCTGTTTTAGCCTTTTTATTTAATCCTGATATTTTAATTTTAGATGAACCAACAGCCGGTCTTGATCCTCTAGCATCTGAAATATTAAAAGAAAAGATACTAAAAGAAAAAGAAAAAGGGAAACTCATAATTATAACTTCTCATTTATTAAGCGAGTTAGATGATTTAATTACCAATATTGTTTTTATGCAAGAAGGAAAAATACAATTACATAAAACTATTAGCGAATTAAAAAAACAAACAAACGAAGATAAAATTAGTAAAGCAATTGCAAAAATACTAAGACAAAATCAACATGTTATACATTAGAAGATGAATTCATTGATAAAAATAATTATAAAAGATATCTATAAAAACAAAATTATATTAGCCTATACTATTATTTTATCTATCTTAAGTTGGAGTTCATTTTTTTTTAGAAGATAATTCTTCAAAAGGAATACTAACTATATTAAATGTAATTTTATTTACAGTCCCTCTTGTATCTATTTTATTTGGAACCCTATACTTGTATAATAGTTCTGAATTTATAGAATTATTATTGAGTCAACCAATTAAAAGAGAAAATATTTGGTGTAATTTATATTTAGGAATATCTTTTTCTCTAGGAATGGCCTTTTGTATAGGAGCCGGAATACCTTTGCTGATAAACTCACCTAATAGCGTAGGAATAATGATGCTAATTGTTGGTGTTTTAATATCTATAGTTTTTGTTTCTCTAGCCTTTTTGAGCACAATTTTTACCAGAGATAAAGCAAAAGGAATAGGTTTAGCAATTATGATATGGCTATATTTTTCAATTTTATTTGATGGATTAGTTCTTTTTTATTATTTCAATTTTCAGAATACCCAATAGAAAACACAATGGTTGGGATTACGGTATTTAGCCCAATTGATTTGGCACGTATTCAGATTTTATTATACCTAGATGTTTCTGCTATGATGGGATATACAGGTGCTATTTTTAAAGATTTCTTTGGAACAACATTAGGGCTGATACTCTCATTTTTATTCCTTTTTCTCTGGGCTTTTATACCTTTTATGATTTCATTGAAAAAATTCAAAAACAAAGATTTATGATCATTAATTTAAAATTAAATACTAATATATGTTACATCATTTTTTACTAATAATTCATTTATTAGCAGCTAGTATTTGGGTAGGGGGACATTTAATTTTATCAATTAGATATTTGCCAAAAGCACTAAAAAAACGAGATATTCAAATAATTAAAGATTTTGAAAAACATTATGAGCCTATAGGTCTTCCCGCTTTATTGTTTTTAGTAACTACTGGGATACTAATGGCTTATCAATATAATATAACTTTTACAAATTGGTTTTCCTTTCAAACGAATATTGAAAAGATCGTATCAATTAAATTACTATTACTCTTATTAACCTTAGTTCTTGCTATTCATGCGCGATTATTTATTATACCTAAATTAACTCCAGAAAAAATAATTTTAATGGCTATTCATATCTTACTAGTAACAATAATAGGAGTAAGTATGTTAATCTTAGGAAGCTTTGTTCGATTAGGAGGGCTTTAACTCTAGTTTTTAATTTACATGATTTTATAATTACTTAATTTTTAAAATAATTTACAGTTTAATTAAAAAGGATAGTTGATTTATTTAAAATATAATGTTAAATGACAAATATCATAGCTAATTAACTAATATAGATGTATATTTGTGTTCATCTCAAACGTCAAAAAAGAGATTGTATCTAAATTTAGATTTTTTTCTTTACTCAATACATTTCATAAGTTAAAACGAAAAAATCAAAATTGTTTGTAATAAAGCTTGTGTAAATTATATAAATTTGCGCTTTAATAATGAGGAAATTATACATTATATTAGCTTTTTCAATACTGTTGCGACCTGTTATGCCAGTTATTGATTATGTAGTAAATTATGACTACATAACGAAGGTATTGTGTGTAAATAAAGATAAACCCATATTAAAATGTAATGGAAAATGTCACTTAATGAAAGAGCTAGCAAAAGCCTCTGAAAGTGAAAAACCCGTACCAGATAAAAAGAATGTTTTTTTAGAACAATATGAAATATTATTTATTCAAGCCATTTTTGAGTTTGAATCTGTAAAACGTATTTATAAACAAATTCATCCATTTGATAATTATATGAATTTGTACCAACTTCTTGATAAAAGATTTATTCTAAAACCACCTATCTTTAGATAATCATTTACTATGTTGATTTTCTCTAATCACATATATATGCTATACTATAATTAGCATTGTTTTCTCGCGCCTTGCGTAAAAATAATTTATTAAAGAAGACTATGAAATTTCTAAAGTATTGGAGT
Coding sequences:
- a CDS encoding c-type cytochrome; its protein translation is MKRISLIILGLTILFSCGKKDSKTEDFSKSTGEQVNKKESSSDVSSYDPNRGEGKFDKIELGALDPTKATDGEKVSAIKCVSCHKTTDEKLVGPGWKGVTERRKPEWIMNFITNPDPMIDKDPELQAQLEICLVRMPNQGLTDDEARNILEYMRKNDGVK
- the nosZ gene encoding Sec-dependent nitrous-oxide reductase translates to MYKNISKIGLLILVAGSVFSCKPKNSGDAVSGNAAQKAYVAPGKYDEFYNFVSGGFSGQLSVYGLPSGRLFRVIPVFSVDPEKGWGYSEETKPMLNTSNGFVPWDDLHHTELSQTNGEVDGRWVFGNANNTPRIARIDLKTFKTAEIIELPNSGGNHSSPFITENTEYVVAGTRFSVPADYSDGDVEINTFKKNFKGHISFVKVGKEGGMDLAFQIVTPGVNFDLSHAGKGKSHGWFFFSCYNTEQANTLLEVNASQKDKDFIMAVNWKKAEEYLKAGKAKKQNVKYAHNKWNEKTHSASSEIKNEVFVLDAAELKDICYMIPCPKSPHGCDVDPSGEYIVGSGKLAALVPVFSFDKMIDAINNKKFEGAFGGINVIKYEAALHGEVQKPGLGPLHTEFDGRGNAYTTFFVSSEVVKWDLKTLKILDRVPTYYSVGHLCIPGGDSKKPFGKYLIAYNKITKDRYLPTGPELAQSAQIFDISGDKMQMILDFPTIGEPHYAQAAPVDLIRNNGQLKFYKINENNHPFVTKGEKEAKVVRKGNVVHVYMTSIRSHFAPDNIEGIKLGDEVYFHVTNLEQDWDVPHGFAIKGVDNGELLIMPGETTTLKWIPKRVGIYPMYCTDFCSALHQEMQGYVRVSPAGSKVPITYSVGTNLPNTK
- a CDS encoding nitrous oxide reductase accessory protein NosL yields the protein MTISNPQFSSEIITEKGRCYKFDDIFCLLQYINNTKVKVKTIYVSDYSNKNMIPIEEGFFLKHEQFNSPMNGNIACFSDLKETKKYQTELHTDVLNWKQLTQIYK
- a CDS encoding nitrous oxide reductase family maturation protein NosD; this translates as METINSNIQIKILAILALIYFQNSFAKTIIVTHSIKKAIQRSVDNDTIIVPKKIYREGNILINKKIVLIGKDFPVIDGQNKFEIFSINADNVVIKGFKIINSGFAALNDPCGIKIYDQENIIIENNILDNNFFGIYIQNGKNCQIKNNKIKAYGKEEQLIGNGIHCWKSQNLKIIGNIITGHRDGIYFEFVTNSVIWRNISNNNIRYGLHFMFSNDDAYITNVFKNNGAGVAVMFTKNVKMFNNYFEENWGDSAYGLLLKEISDSYIYNNKFLSNTSGIYMEGTSRILVEQNQFKSNGWGMKIQASCMDNVITNNNFIKNTFDISTNGSLVLNTFNKNYWDKYEGYDINKDGLGDIPYHPLSLFAVLTENTPSAMLLYRSFMITLLDKSEKILPTITPDNFVDKSPLIKSLPL
- a CDS encoding ABC transporter ATP-binding protein; this encodes MIIIDNCTKKFGKLEVLKNISITLKKAECIALIGPNGCGKTTLIKSILGMVIPDSGDISIHNKSIKKDFLYRNSIGYMPQIGKYPEGLTIGEVIKMIKQLRNSKQELDEELFYAFELQKMLDKQMNTLSGGTTQKVSAVLAFLFNPDILILDEPTAGLDPLASEILKEKILKEKEKGKLIIITSHLLSELDDLITNIVFMQEGKIQLHKTISELKKQTNEDKISKAIAKILRQNQHVIH
- a CDS encoding ABC transporter permease subunit gives rise to the protein MLFGTLYLYNSSEFIELLLSQPIKRENIWCNLYLGISFSLGMAFCIGAGIPLLINSPNSVGIMMLIVGVLISIVFVSLAFLSTIFTRDKAKGIGLAIMIWLYFSILFDGLVLFYYFNFQNTQ
- a CDS encoding CopD family protein gives rise to the protein MLHHFLLIIHLLAASIWVGGHLILSIRYLPKALKKRDIQIIKDFEKHYEPIGLPALLFLVTTGILMAYQYNITFTNWFSFQTNIEKIVSIKLLLLLLTLVLAIHARLFIIPKLTPEKIILMAIHILLVTIIGVSMLILGSFVRLGGL